DNA from Geobacter sulfurreducens PCA:
AGCCCGTGAACTGGATGCTTCTCAACCACCGCCTTCCCTATCTGCTGCGGGCGCGGGACGCCTTTGTCTCCCTCCAGCGCAGCGAGGCTACCAGCCGCCTGCTTTCGGGCGAGCTGATGGCGCTCCTGAACTCAATCAACGACAGCCTTGTCCTGTTCTCCACCGATCTGAAACTGCTCTGGGCCAACCGGAGCGCCGAGCATCTCTACGGCGATTACGTCGAGCAGCTCGTTGGTCAGGAGTTCACTTCCCTCAAGGGGGCGCGGGGCATCCCGTCCGATGCCATTGCCGTACGCGCGTCGCTCGGCTCGGGCGAGCCCTGCTACGAGCGCGTATCAGCCGCCGACGGCAGGATCTGGGACATGAAGTATTTCCCCGTGCGCGGCGAAGACGGCACCGTGCGCGGCATCATCGAGCTCGCCTCGGACATGACGGAGGTGGTCTCACTCCAGGCGGAGGCCCTCCGGTCGGGACAACTGGCAGCCCTGGGCGAACTGGCAGCCGGCGTGGCCCACGAGATCAACAACCCCATCAACGGCATCATCAACTATGCGCAACTGCTGGTGAACTGGCTGCCGTCCGCCTGCAAGGAGCGCGACATCGCCGAACGGATCATCCGGGAGGGAGATCGGGTGGCGGGGATCGTCCGGGGGCTTCTCTTCTTTGCCCGGGAGGGCATGGGGGCGCGCCTGCCCTGCAATGTCGCCGACGTCCTGACCGACACGCTCACCCTCACCGAGGCCCAGATCCGCAAGGACGGCATTACTCTCAAGGTCGGGGTGCCGGCTGACCTGGGTCGCGTGAGAGCCAGCCACCAGCAGCTCCAGCAGGTCTTCCTCAATATTATCAGCAACGCCCGCTATGCGCTCAACGAGAAGTTCCGCGGTTTCCATTCCGCCAAGATCCTGGAGATCCGGGGCGAGCGCGTGCTCATCGATGACCGGCCGTACATCCGGATCGGCTTCAACGATACCGGTACCGGTATCCCGGAAGCCATCAAGGACAAGGTGATGACGCCGTTTTTTTCGACCAAGCCTACCTGCAAGGGGACAGGCCTGGGGCTCAGCATCAGCCAGAACATCATCCGCGACCATGACGGCAACCTCTCCATCGAGAGCCGCGAGGGGGAATTCACCCTCGTGAGCATCGACCTTCCCGCCGAGGAGACGCCATGACATACAGCATTCTCGTGGTAGACGACGAGGAAAGCCTTCGCTACACCTTCCGCTGCTTCCTGGAGCATC
Protein-coding regions in this window:
- a CDS encoding ATP-binding response regulator produces the protein MKHVMDECALENAPPLILLVDDDAVTRKMLRNLFTLSGYRVADAEDGARAVEMFRELSPDLVLLDIMMPVMDGYGACAAIRGLPGGEHVPIIIMTALDDANSIGRAFDAGATDFIEKPVNWMLLNHRLPYLLRARDAFVSLQRSEATSRLLSGELMALLNSINDSLVLFSTDLKLLWANRSAEHLYGDYVEQLVGQEFTSLKGARGIPSDAIAVRASLGSGEPCYERVSAADGRIWDMKYFPVRGEDGTVRGIIELASDMTEVVSLQAEALRSGQLAALGELAAGVAHEINNPINGIINYAQLLVNWLPSACKERDIAERIIREGDRVAGIVRGLLFFAREGMGARLPCNVADVLTDTLTLTEAQIRKDGITLKVGVPADLGRVRASHQQLQQVFLNIISNARYALNEKFRGFHSAKILEIRGERVLIDDRPYIRIGFNDTGTGIPEAIKDKVMTPFFSTKPTCKGTGLGLSISQNIIRDHDGNLSIESREGEFTLVSIDLPAEETP